The following coding sequences lie in one Flavobacterium sp. 20NA77.7 genomic window:
- a CDS encoding murein L,D-transpeptidase catalytic domain family protein produces the protein MTYKLFALLIFSFLATESTLKADHSVASLALNTKNEAHTVCKSFYDQLDAGCYKLPNYESFELAFEGYETFKCAGKIKNELLTIVDFSLSSTKERMWVIDMAQHKIILQSLVSHGMNSGKEFAHSFSNEINSFKSSLGFYLTGETYIGKHGLSLKLDGQEYGVNDKARARAVVIHGASYVNHQLAKSQGYIGRSQGCPAVPEAITKTLIETIKNQSVLYIHHSSRKEQLRKELTS, from the coding sequence ATGACTTACAAATTATTTGCTTTATTAATTTTTAGCTTTTTAGCCACTGAATCTACACTAAAAGCAGATCATTCCGTTGCTTCTTTAGCTCTTAACACTAAAAATGAAGCACATACTGTTTGTAAATCTTTTTATGATCAATTAGATGCCGGATGTTACAAGTTACCTAATTATGAAAGTTTTGAATTAGCTTTTGAGGGATATGAAACTTTTAAATGCGCTGGAAAAATCAAAAACGAACTATTAACAATCGTAGATTTTAGCCTTTCTTCAACAAAAGAACGTATGTGGGTAATTGATATGGCTCAACATAAAATCATTTTACAATCCTTAGTGTCTCACGGAATGAATTCAGGAAAAGAATTTGCTCACTCTTTTTCAAACGAAATCAATTCTTTTAAAAGTAGCTTAGGTTTCTATTTAACTGGCGAAACCTATATAGGAAAACATGGCTTATCTTTAAAACTAGACGGACAAGAATATGGCGTAAATGATAAAGCTAGAGCGCGTGCGGTGGTGATACATGGTGCTAGTTATGTAAATCATCAATTAGCAAAATCTCAAGGCTACATAGGAAGAAGTCAAGGCTGCCCAGCTGTTCCTGAAGCGATTACTAAAACGCTTATTGAAACAATCAAAAATCAATCTGTTTTATACATACATCATTCGTCAAGAAAAGAACAATTGAGAAAAGAACTAACTTCTTAA
- a CDS encoding L,D-transpeptidase family protein: MYKNLKYCLLLFLSTTFFLASCVKSKEEGAEEKKDIYDSIHKVTIHVMPDDILEEESDSIKKYYAAFDGYEIWYDRGNREDLIAQIEQAKVEGLNPEDYNLSEIYAQEVVRDSLKKEDLLHYDVLLTKTFEKLATHFYKGKLNPKEIYSNWDLFEKRVAISSVLHQAISEKGVTATLQGLLPKHQEYLNLKKALVEIDKFADITFDSLRFSKKIVLNDTVPLVIKIKKRLQYWNDYKNKDSVFTAIYDTVAFRAMKKFQLRHGLLADGIIGAGTIKALNYSKGTRKNQILANLERWRWFPSDFGTNYILINLPAFELNYVSNKDALATRRVVVGRPKRMSPILSSKLSNFVLNPTWTVPPTIIKEDLSVEAAKNRSYFSRSRITIYNSKNQEVSPALWNASKSNNYRYVQKPGYTNSLGIVKFNFPNSHLVYLHDTNHRELFSVSQRALSSGCIRVENPLALAKQILHLQDGERWQTSEIDSIIKKEKTYTIKVKEPVFVHILYWTATYKNNKMCFKDDMYNLDKKLYEKLRS; this comes from the coding sequence ATGTACAAAAATCTAAAATATTGCCTATTGCTTTTTTTAAGCACCACTTTTTTCTTAGCTTCTTGTGTGAAAAGTAAGGAAGAAGGTGCAGAAGAAAAAAAAGACATTTATGATTCTATACACAAAGTTACCATACATGTTATGCCTGACGATATTTTAGAAGAAGAATCAGATAGTATTAAAAAATATTATGCTGCATTTGATGGATATGAAATTTGGTATGACCGAGGAAATAGAGAGGATTTAATTGCTCAAATCGAACAAGCAAAAGTAGAAGGGCTTAATCCTGAAGATTATAATTTATCTGAGATATATGCTCAAGAAGTTGTAAGAGATTCGTTAAAAAAAGAGGATTTACTCCACTATGATGTTTTGCTGACTAAAACTTTTGAAAAACTTGCTACCCATTTTTATAAAGGTAAATTAAATCCAAAAGAAATATATTCAAATTGGGATTTGTTTGAAAAAAGAGTGGCTATTTCATCAGTGCTACATCAGGCTATTTCAGAAAAGGGAGTGACTGCAACCCTTCAAGGCTTGTTGCCAAAACATCAAGAATATCTCAATTTAAAAAAGGCATTAGTTGAAATAGATAAATTTGCAGATATTACATTTGATTCGCTCCGTTTTTCTAAGAAAATAGTTTTGAATGATACGGTTCCATTAGTAATAAAAATTAAAAAACGACTACAATATTGGAACGACTACAAAAATAAAGATTCTGTTTTTACAGCTATATATGATACGGTTGCTTTCAGAGCTATGAAAAAATTTCAATTGCGTCATGGCTTATTGGCAGATGGAATTATTGGAGCCGGCACAATAAAGGCTTTAAATTATTCTAAAGGAACAAGAAAAAATCAAATACTTGCTAATTTAGAGCGTTGGCGTTGGTTTCCTTCAGATTTTGGTACAAATTATATTCTAATCAATTTACCTGCATTTGAATTAAATTATGTATCTAATAAAGACGCGTTAGCCACACGAAGAGTAGTGGTGGGAAGACCAAAAAGAATGTCTCCTATTTTGTCGTCAAAACTGTCAAATTTTGTGTTAAACCCGACATGGACAGTGCCACCAACGATTATTAAGGAAGATTTGTCGGTGGAAGCAGCTAAAAACAGATCTTACTTTTCAAGGAGTAGAATAACTATTTATAATTCTAAAAATCAAGAAGTTTCTCCAGCTCTTTGGAACGCATCAAAATCAAATAATTATAGATATGTGCAAAAACCCGGATATACTAATTCATTAGGAATTGTTAAGTTTAATTTTCCAAATTCCCATTTGGTGTATCTGCATGATACGAATCATAGAGAACTTTTTAGTGTTAGTCAGCGAGCATTAAGTTCGGGGTGTATTCGGGTAGAAAATCCATTAGCTTTGGCTAAACAGATTTTGCATTTACAAGATGGCGAACGTTGGCAAACTTCAGAGATTGATTCCATAATCAAAAAAGAAAAAACCTATACTATTAAAGTAAAAGAACCTGTTTTTGTACATATTTTATACTGGACAGCAACCTATAAAAATAATAAAATGTGTTTTAAAGACGATATGTATAATTTGGATAAAAAACTATACGAAAAATTAAGAAGTTAG
- a CDS encoding DUF5916 domain-containing protein gives MTKKNILQLILFFVTTSLVAQEGQIAFEKKKISASRVNTILKIDGVLDEVEWKNAAIAKDFFGFEPENGKPEPDTLRSEIKILYDDNALYIGAILYDNHPDKILKEITERDNFGTSDLFGVFINGFNDGQQEYSFFVNAANGQSDCIRTGQDGEDYTWDAIWHSQAKITEKGWVVELKIPYAAIRFSKLENQIWGINFFREVRRLRYKYTWNKVNNRVGTFTQQAGLLEGISRIKTPTRLFLIPYSSFYLNSPSQEKAEGTLKGGLDLKYGLSDAFTLDAVLVPDFGQTKFDNQILNLGPFEQVFNENRPFFTEGTDLFSKGNLFYSRRIGGAPSKQPEVITFEEEVVDMPKNVQLVNALKISGRTKKGLGIGVLNAVTDKTEATIQNLNTGEFRKEVVEPLANYNITVFDQRFNQNSSVSFINTNVTRSGSFRDANVSALAFNLNTKKNTYNATGALKYSFVSDLVDLPNKKGKVAELYLSETTGKFRYSVGGNYVSKDFDDNDLGINFQTNYYSLNGNINYRILKATDKLNAFRVNLGWFSQFHNESNYLQEQNVSFSLNITDKKNHSYGFNAYARLFDVHDYYDPRIEGRYTIFPKYYNWSAYVSTNYNNKFAIDVNPWIGFAESKGWWFVGYNFSPRYRFNDRFMLIFSNTLSLEYNDLGWIDYYVYDAIYARRNKKTIETGLEGKYSISSKMNFRLNARHYWSYAENTSTHLLQEDGSTIPFEYLTNKNSNLNLWNLDLSYSWWFAPGSQMTVLYRNSSSKFKREIDDSLPRVFMDVMSKDMLNHTFSISIRYFIDYNQAKHIFKK, from the coding sequence ATGACTAAAAAAAATATTTTACAACTGATTTTATTTTTTGTAACAACTTCGCTTGTTGCACAGGAAGGTCAAATAGCATTTGAAAAGAAAAAAATCAGTGCTTCTAGAGTAAATACTATACTTAAAATAGATGGTGTTTTAGATGAGGTAGAATGGAAAAATGCAGCTATTGCAAAAGATTTTTTTGGTTTTGAGCCTGAAAATGGCAAACCTGAACCCGATACACTTCGTAGCGAAATTAAAATCCTTTATGATGATAACGCATTATATATAGGTGCTATATTGTATGACAATCACCCAGATAAAATTCTTAAAGAGATTACAGAGCGCGATAATTTTGGTACATCAGATTTATTTGGAGTATTTATTAATGGTTTTAATGACGGTCAGCAAGAATACAGTTTTTTTGTAAATGCCGCAAATGGACAGTCAGATTGTATTCGAACTGGCCAAGATGGGGAAGATTATACTTGGGATGCTATTTGGCACAGTCAAGCAAAAATCACAGAGAAAGGTTGGGTAGTTGAGTTAAAAATTCCGTACGCTGCTATTCGATTTTCAAAATTGGAGAACCAAATTTGGGGAATTAATTTCTTTAGAGAAGTAAGACGATTGCGTTACAAATACACGTGGAATAAAGTAAATAATAGAGTGGGTACTTTTACACAACAAGCTGGATTATTAGAAGGGATAAGTAGAATTAAAACCCCTACTAGATTATTTTTAATACCTTACTCATCTTTTTATTTAAATAGTCCTTCACAAGAAAAAGCAGAGGGAACACTTAAAGGAGGTCTTGATTTGAAATATGGATTATCCGATGCATTTACTTTAGATGCTGTTTTGGTTCCAGATTTTGGTCAGACAAAATTTGACAATCAAATATTAAATCTAGGCCCTTTTGAACAAGTATTTAATGAAAACAGACCTTTTTTTACAGAAGGTACAGATTTATTTAGTAAAGGAAATTTGTTTTATTCTAGACGAATTGGAGGCGCGCCAAGCAAACAGCCCGAAGTAATTACTTTTGAAGAAGAAGTTGTGGATATGCCTAAAAATGTCCAACTTGTAAATGCCTTAAAAATTTCTGGACGCACTAAAAAAGGCTTAGGTATAGGTGTGTTAAATGCAGTAACAGATAAAACAGAAGCTACCATTCAAAATTTGAATACAGGTGAATTTAGAAAGGAAGTTGTAGAGCCATTAGCAAATTATAATATTACGGTCTTTGATCAACGCTTCAATCAGAATTCTTCGGTTTCATTTATAAATACTAACGTAACAAGAAGCGGTTCTTTTAGAGATGCAAATGTGTCTGCTTTAGCCTTCAATTTGAATACTAAAAAGAATACATATAATGCTACAGGAGCACTAAAGTATAGTTTTGTTAGTGATTTAGTAGATTTACCAAATAAGAAAGGTAAGGTAGCAGAATTATATTTATCCGAAACAACAGGTAAATTTAGATACTCTGTAGGAGGTAATTACGTGTCTAAAGATTTTGATGATAATGATTTAGGGATCAATTTTCAAACAAATTATTATTCATTAAATGGAAATATAAATTACCGAATATTAAAAGCAACTGATAAATTGAATGCTTTTAGAGTAAATTTAGGTTGGTTTTCTCAGTTTCATAATGAGTCCAACTATTTGCAAGAACAAAATGTAAGTTTTAGTTTAAATATTACGGACAAAAAAAATCATTCTTACGGATTTAATGCTTATGCGAGATTGTTTGATGTGCATGATTATTATGATCCAAGAATTGAAGGTCGTTATACTATTTTTCCAAAATATTATAATTGGTCGGCTTATGTTTCAACAAATTATAATAATAAATTTGCTATTGATGTAAATCCTTGGATTGGTTTTGCAGAATCAAAAGGATGGTGGTTTGTGGGATATAATTTTAGTCCACGATACCGTTTTAATGATCGTTTTATGTTGATTTTTAGTAATACGCTAAGTTTAGAATATAATGATTTGGGCTGGATAGATTATTATGTTTATGATGCCATTTATGCAAGAAGAAACAAAAAGACAATAGAAACTGGTTTAGAAGGTAAATATTCTATTTCATCAAAAATGAATTTTAGATTAAATGCCAGACATTACTGGTCTTATGCTGAAAATACATCTACTCATTTACTGCAGGAAGATGGTTCTACCATACCTTTTGAATATTTAACAAATAAAAATTCGAATCTTAATTTATGGAATTTAGATTTGTCTTATAGTTGGTGGTTTGCCCCAGGGAGTCAAATGACAGTTTTGTATAGAAATAGCTCTTCAAAGTTTAAACGAGAAATTGATGACAGTTTACCAAGAGTTTTTATGGATGTAATGAGTAAAGATATGCTTAACCACACGTTTTCTATTAGCATTAGATATTTTATCGATTACAACCAAGCAAAGCATATTTTCAAAAAATAA